A genomic stretch from Alosa sapidissima isolate fAloSap1 chromosome 3, fAloSap1.pri, whole genome shotgun sequence includes:
- the si:ch211-76l23.4 gene encoding uncharacterized protein si:ch211-76l23.4: MSLRVSVLLLAVVMVSVMGQRRRTSTSTSTSTSNNEWNFRDGSEKVNMRGVANLTEILDNWRFDILKEMKSLLQNDHQSLLPDYARIQPLSEALDDLYKEFNALKAHLGDLTEKFGPIETFIDELKAERALGGAARANAPQADPAVANPAPGPTRRRILKKKIAPSS; the protein is encoded by the exons ATGAGCCTCAGAGTGAGTGTGTTATTATTGGCTGTGGTCATGGTGTCAGTCATGGGACAGAGAAGacgcaccagcaccagcacaagCACATCAACAAGCAACAATGAATGGAACTTCCGTGACGGCT CAGAGAAGGTGAATATGCGGGGTGTGGCCAACCTCACTGAGATTCTTGACAACTGGAGATTTGATATCCTGAAGGAGATGAAGAGTCTTCTGCAGAATGATCACCAGTCTCTGCTGCCTGACTATGCCAG AATTCAGCCACTGTCTGAGGCTTTGGATGACCTGTACAAAGAGTTCAACGCCTTGAAGGCACATCTCGGCGATCTGACCGAGAAGTTTGGACCCATTGAGACCTTCATTGATGAGCTGAAGGCTGAGAGGGCATTGGGCGGTGCCGCTCGGGCCAATGCCCCTCAGGCCGACCCAGCTGTGGCCAACCCGGCCCCGGGGCCCACTCGCCGAAGGATCCTCAAGAAGAAGATAGCACCATCCTCCTGA